The window CAGATACTCCTATCAGGAGTTCTCCGTTTTTTTTGTCTTTCACGGTTCCGCTCACAGAATAGGTTTTTTGTGCCATTGCCAGAGTGCTGAAGCAGAGCGCAGCGGTGGCAGCGGTAATTTTTAAAAAGGATGTTTGCATTAGTTTATTTTAAAGTAGTAGATCTCTGTAATATGAATTAATGTTTAAATAATACACGATTAGTTGGATCTACAGGGGATTTGTTACACGTAACAATTTAATTATGAAATAAATCCATTGAAGAAACTGATTTTGAATAATGGTAAAAGCAAGGATCAAATAAGAGTGTTACATAAAAAACAATAGTATGCATGGTATATTGGGGGTATTATGTTTTTTAAACAGTTTTGTTAGAGAATAGATTATTAACGCGTGTTAGCCGCATTTATTATAATACGCCTTCGGTATAGAAAAATGCTTTTAAATCCGAAATATTAAATTTCTTTGCTGTAAAAATGTCAGCTTACGGAATTCTGATCAGAATATTAATCTTATATTGGCTGAGAATTAAGCGGAAGAATATGGAAAATCTGAAAGTGTGGCTGAGAAAAAATACCTCTACTACAATACTGACTGTGTTGTTTCTGATTGTATTGGTGAATAAAGACGCAAAGGCATGGCTGATGAGACAGGTGGCTTCCACCGGAATTCTGAATTCCCGCATATCAGAAGCAAAAGAAATACACAATGCTTTACCGAAGGCTTCCTATGCAGATTTTACCGTGAAAAATGAAAACGGAACAGTTATTAATTTCTCAGATTTACAGGGTAAAGTGGTTTTCATTAATTTTTGGGCATCCTGGTGCCCACCTTGCCGTGCTGAATTTCCGTCTGTGCAGAAATTCTACAACCAGTACAAAAAAAGTCCGGATATGGTATTTCTCACCGTAAACCTTGATGATAATCCGGATCTTGGGAAATCTTATTTACAGGAAAAAGGCTTTACCGTTCCTTTTCTGGTTCCGTCAGGCAAAATTCCTGAAGGGCTTTACAGCGGTTCTCTTCCCACAACCGTTGTACTTGATAAAAAAGGAGTGATCCGCTTGCATCATAAAGGATTGGCAGACTACAGTAAACAATCCTTTTACAGGCAGATAGATCATCTCCTGAAAGAAAAATCTTAATTTTTAAATCGTACTTTTATATCCTAAGAAATTAATATGCTGAATCAGCTAAGAACGCACATTGAAAAAATAATTCTTCTTAATGATGATGAATTTGAATTGATATCCTCCTGCTTTACCTATAAAAAATATAAAAAACATCAGTTTTTGATACAGGAAGGAGAGGCTGTGCCTTACAACTATTTTGTTTTGAAAGGTCTTCTGAAATTGGTGTTTACAGACGGAACGGGAAAAGAACATATCATTGGTTTTGCTATGGAAGATTGGTGGGAAACAGATTTTCCTGCTTACTATCAGCAAACCGCCGCCACAATGTCCCTGGAATGTGTGGAAGATACGGAAGTTTTATGCATCCCATTGGATAATTATAAAAAAC of the Chryseobacterium aureum genome contains:
- a CDS encoding TlpA family protein disulfide reductase; its protein translation is MENLKVWLRKNTSTTILTVLFLIVLVNKDAKAWLMRQVASTGILNSRISEAKEIHNALPKASYADFTVKNENGTVINFSDLQGKVVFINFWASWCPPCRAEFPSVQKFYNQYKKSPDMVFLTVNLDDNPDLGKSYLQEKGFTVPFLVPSGKIPEGLYSGSLPTTVVLDKKGVIRLHHKGLADYSKQSFYRQIDHLLKEKS
- a CDS encoding Crp/Fnr family transcriptional regulator, translating into MLNQLRTHIEKIILLNDDEFELISSCFTYKKYKKHQFLIQEGEAVPYNYFVLKGLLKLVFTDGTGKEHIIGFAMEDWWETDFPAYYQQTAATMSLECVEDTEVLCIPLDNYKKLCAQLPKLEHFFLEKAYRGFITAQQRTVSMMTTGIKERYDQLLKKYPSLVQRVPKSLLAAYLGVSRETLSRLPL